Proteins from a genomic interval of Stomatohabitans albus:
- a CDS encoding flavodoxin, which produces MNIRRNVSWLVALISSLVLMLTACSQSGTSATGASESGAASGGGDAKALVVYFSRTKGIEGGDLDIGHTKRVAMFIKDYMKADEYEIVPAKDYPDTYDETVEVAEKELDSDARPEIKNPLPDVSGYDTVFVGAPVWYDEYPKIIETFLDGVDLKGKTIVPFVTHEGSEMGGVQTFMEKKYSGEKVLKGLPIEGPKSAESKDAVEAWLKELGF; this is translated from the coding sequence ATGAATATTCGTCGCAACGTTAGCTGGTTGGTAGCGCTCATTTCTAGTTTGGTACTGATGTTGACCGCCTGTAGCCAATCTGGGACATCGGCAACCGGGGCATCAGAGTCAGGTGCAGCTTCTGGTGGCGGAGATGCTAAAGCCCTGGTGGTGTACTTCTCACGCACGAAAGGAATTGAAGGCGGAGACCTTGATATCGGGCATACCAAACGTGTGGCTATGTTCATCAAGGACTACATGAAGGCTGATGAGTACGAGATTGTTCCGGCCAAGGACTACCCAGATACCTATGACGAAACCGTTGAAGTTGCTGAAAAGGAACTGGATTCAGACGCCCGTCCGGAGATTAAAAATCCGCTCCCTGATGTGTCGGGTTATGACACCGTTTTTGTTGGTGCCCCTGTCTGGTACGACGAATACCCCAAAATTATCGAAACCTTCCTTGATGGTGTTGATCTCAAAGGAAAGACAATCGTGCCGTTTGTAACCCATGAAGGCTCAGAAATGGGTGGTGTACAAACTTTCATGGAAAAGAAGTATTCGGGTGAAAAGGTCTTAAAAGGCCTACCGATAGAAGGACCGAAATCGGCTGAATCGAAAGATGCGGTTGAAGCCTGGCTAAAGGAATTAGGGTTCTAA
- a CDS encoding iron reductase has translation MVLFVLPAPLVLLLHMGLDAPLEKIVIYDLGTICYVWWLISVALSARPSWLDRRIGLPEIYFIHGFLGVLALGAGTIHVFNTKTPKAIVYWTGQIAWYLAIFGLLYAIFFLSGWLVDRMPIARGIKQRVTRILKHQVSVRIHQLHFVVIGLILVHVHVITKIASIPGFLIVIDAYTVFAVGTYLWAKAVVNESKRRRGYVLSNTPLNRDTHQLVIRLDEQAPGYEPGDFYFLSFRGTTAISPEPHPFSATYTPAVEATNLEAFTHHPKTTPHTRLLTFTIRELGDFTQHISKVPIDTTVQLEGPFGRFNRVLRDDSPTQRLVLIGMGTGIAPILSLALGYAAIRPVTIFHTVHTEDDFYYVDQFEALQEAHEETVYHRKIHRYTPEAIAELMGEDLSCARYVIVGGASAVLKMHHVLVGLGVPAHHIVDERLTM, from the coding sequence GTGGTCTTGTTCGTATTACCTGCTCCACTCGTACTCCTATTGCATATGGGGCTAGATGCACCCTTAGAAAAAATCGTCATTTATGATTTGGGCACGATCTGCTACGTGTGGTGGCTTATCAGTGTGGCCCTCTCAGCGCGCCCGAGTTGGCTTGACCGGCGAATTGGTCTCCCAGAAATATATTTCATCCACGGTTTTCTCGGGGTTCTCGCACTCGGTGCAGGAACCATTCACGTATTTAATACAAAGACACCTAAGGCAATCGTGTATTGGACTGGCCAGATTGCGTGGTATTTAGCTATTTTTGGCCTGCTCTATGCGATTTTCTTCCTGAGTGGTTGGTTAGTTGATCGTATGCCCATCGCTAGGGGAATAAAGCAGCGTGTCACCCGTATACTCAAACACCAAGTTTCGGTGCGTATTCATCAACTCCACTTTGTGGTTATCGGCTTGATTCTCGTTCACGTCCACGTCATTACTAAAATTGCTAGCATTCCCGGTTTTCTCATCGTCATTGATGCGTACACCGTGTTTGCTGTTGGCACATATCTATGGGCCAAAGCAGTGGTTAATGAATCAAAACGTCGTCGTGGATATGTGTTATCCAATACGCCATTAAATCGTGATACCCATCAACTTGTGATCCGCCTTGATGAGCAAGCGCCTGGATACGAACCGGGTGACTTCTATTTTCTTTCGTTTAGGGGTACAACGGCAATATCGCCAGAACCCCATCCATTCTCCGCAACATATACGCCTGCAGTTGAAGCAACCAATCTTGAGGCCTTTACCCACCACCCAAAGACAACACCTCACACACGATTATTAACATTCACGATTCGTGAACTTGGTGATTTCACCCAACACATCAGCAAAGTGCCAATTGATACGACTGTGCAACTCGAAGGACCGTTTGGCCGATTCAACCGTGTTTTGCGTGACGATTCACCAACCCAACGACTTGTGCTGATCGGCATGGGAACAGGTATTGCCCCTATCTTGAGTTTGGCCTTGGGCTATGCCGCCATTCGACCGGTAACCATTTTTCACACGGTGCATACCGAAGATGACTTCTACTATGTCGATCAATTCGAAGCGCTTCAGGAAGCACATGAAGAGACGGTCTATCACCGCAAGATTCACCGGTACACACCTGAAGCGATTGCTGAACTGATGGGTGAAGACCTCTCGTGTGCGCGCTATGTCATCGTCGGTGGGGCGAGCGCGGTCCTTAAAATGCACCATGTACTCGTTGGCCTTGGTGTCCCAGCCCATCACATTGTGGATGAACGGTTGACCATGTAA
- a CDS encoding SprT family zinc-dependent metalloprotease gives MRGKRTPQHVKLTVQGTVVDVIFKPIKNINISVRPPAGMVRVSAPFHVGLEGVREAIQGRWAWIQAHQQEMQSSGQCADYQYITGEMHLVWGQRVPLRITYAQRSRAQFDGQELTLSTPHNADLSTRKTVLDRWYRQESERVIPPFVAQWQPVIGQLVHRIAYRRMKTKWGTCQPQTGVLRFNTELAKYDPMCLEYVVVHELVHLLEGSHNARFKSLMATFLPDWQERKRMLNDAARSELCT, from the coding sequence ATGCGAGGCAAACGCACCCCACAACACGTAAAGCTCACCGTCCAGGGGACGGTTGTGGACGTGATATTTAAGCCGATCAAGAACATCAATATCTCGGTGAGACCGCCTGCCGGTATGGTTCGGGTATCCGCACCGTTTCACGTGGGATTAGAAGGAGTCCGTGAAGCCATCCAAGGGCGTTGGGCCTGGATTCAGGCGCACCAACAGGAAATGCAATCTTCTGGCCAATGCGCCGACTACCAGTACATCACCGGTGAAATGCATCTGGTGTGGGGCCAGCGTGTACCGCTGCGCATCACTTATGCACAGAGGAGTCGTGCACAATTTGATGGACAGGAGTTAACCCTGTCAACGCCGCACAACGCTGACCTGAGTACCCGCAAAACGGTGCTTGATCGGTGGTACCGCCAAGAGAGCGAACGGGTTATTCCACCCTTTGTTGCCCAATGGCAACCCGTCATTGGTCAGCTCGTTCACCGTATTGCCTACCGGCGTATGAAAACCAAATGGGGGACATGTCAGCCACAAACCGGTGTGCTTCGCTTCAACACTGAACTTGCCAAGTATGACCCGATGTGTTTGGAGTACGTCGTTGTGCATGAACTGGTGCACCTACTCGAAGGTAGCCATAATGCACGGTTCAAGTCATTGATGGCAACGTTTCTTCCTGATTGGCAAGAACGCAAGCGCATGTTGAACGATGCGGCACGGAGCGAGCTATGCACCTAA
- a CDS encoding ferritin, translating to MELNKELTDAFNTQVTLELTAAIVYRQLSIDMQSLNLPGIAGWFKAQSAEEEEHADKFISHMLDRDATPLLGEIHAQPKHVTTVLEAFEAALAHEQKVSEAIRDIYRLAQSNGDIDAYPLLNWFVDEQLEEEATVTEIIGRIKLIGDDGHGLLRLDEELGARAGAGD from the coding sequence ATGGAATTAAATAAAGAACTTACCGACGCATTCAATACCCAAGTCACACTTGAACTGACCGCAGCCATCGTGTACCGCCAGCTCTCCATCGATATGCAGAGCCTGAATCTTCCCGGTATCGCAGGGTGGTTTAAAGCCCAATCAGCCGAAGAAGAAGAACACGCTGACAAATTCATCAGCCACATGCTGGACCGTGACGCCACTCCCCTTCTTGGCGAGATCCACGCCCAGCCAAAGCATGTCACAACTGTGCTAGAAGCCTTTGAAGCCGCATTGGCTCACGAACAGAAGGTTTCTGAGGCTATTCGTGACATCTACCGGTTAGCCCAATCCAACGGTGATATTGACGCCTACCCCCTATTGAACTGGTTTGTTGACGAGCAGCTTGAAGAAGAAGCCACGGTCACAGAAATTATTGGACGGATCAAATTGATCGGTGATGATGGGCACGGCCTACTCCGGCTTGATGAAGAACTGGGTGCCCGTGCCGGTGCTGGTGATTAG
- a CDS encoding DUF3320 domain-containing protein — translation MVAVDMFSPFGGNAPQVPEDQHLDGGEPVAPQVAQALSQWRDALVNLDGNNRLLNFRPTRSRTIEFVQQTAAQVYTQIASSQETYVVGLKPTEALTDLNGDGIIDDEDVLIYEMGVVNDAQHAACVFTQKTQAEVDKSLRQTQIKARDEYMDRGIRVLYAGFGELEWTEHTRGDARRSPLVLIPVVLESDRPGARPYIQFSQDDAVINPALSIKLYEEFGIQLPPAEEMMALVEEGRIDDVLERYRSLDWPSGWRIQDRACLDVFAFANEAMYRDLLDNEAQIVQSPIIRAIGGGLGSDASPFDFEPVDHTTIDTVAEPETTPLVLDADSSQRAAIQAAVEGKSFILNGPPGTGKSQTIANIIGALIDAGKSVLFVSEKAVALDVVRDRLTDNGLGPFLFELHSKKANRKAVAAQLGQALVTQPVAPPRMSQVEMSRLRDIREQLTGYVTAANEIREPLGMSFFDLLGRLEALHNDVQGPPFGLDPLTITAETMADLEQLIASLTALWPTALKGKHALWYGAINRQDPRYLFQQILPVLEQIQQLLSETTAIRERFGFNSGSDLQRVATLLETWHREPSFHHNHWLTVTAIPALIQAVARYHQRTVELDQVISQIEEQFGNNWAEVRPLAEHQLPARDIAAGQIPGLTGETTARHMIGIRDGLVASKTKVDTLEKAIQALANHLGAEVPTTFDGVAALIRFAQVMTSQFPPHVGWINDPQALATAKQVATGMHDAYGQLSQTAQAVEGVFTEQALQVDLSEIQQLASTSTGLFGRLGSDHKRLRQLIGEISPLPWKDAVEHLPEAQAWAQASQRYQELNAQAQTVFASFLTPDAGLDWEKIRRTIQVTEQVQGVTIIHPHEAEQLVLDSGKQAAARQYGAAVQQLLHDVQTNHLKWTQADGVVPTALGTVTTRLNERIGIAEDLVRVVMRFQQLGPDVPIQTYVAVAYLRTWADSALQAATQARHALHAAAPLDQEAKRPSLHEAEVLMRKVEWIKAMHTAVTQRPSAHRYTPEQLDALAQSYPIAESGSLVSRYQTLAEQFLEWFTPERQAELREDSSDYASAYDLFSAFNAQAEGLMQWFELQEQCAKAQNLGLGDAVSYALTLKLPPEKVHAFLLATVYRSWIDAQLGVDHRFSFSGAASRDDLVIQFRDLDKQLQRSSISTIIEKGLDRRPRSLDGQARVIQREAEKKRKHIPVYDLINQARDVILRLHPCFMMSPHSVSQYLPPERMFDVVIFDEASQVRPGDAINCFYRASAVIVAGDQKQLPPTDFFQTMGTDLDEEGEEHMSKDYESILDLMKASGAFRQQTLNWHYRSRHEHLIAFSNMSFYESKLITFPGALDKSEDAGVNFYKVPGVYMRSKGRTNPIEAKKVAERVMHHFTTRPTKSLGVVTFSIAQEEAVANAVELARKERPDLDQYFTDDRSHGFFIKTLEKVQGDERDVIIFSIGYGPDEHGRVYNTFGPINGEGGERRLNVAVTRAKELIEVVSSMSASDIRETGSAGVRHFKRYLDYAERGPVALSLELGPEGRDTESPFEDSVVDYIRSLGYEVQPQVGVAGYRIDIGVKHPDQPGAFMIGVECDGAMYHSSRAARDRDRLRHEILEGLGWQLHHIWGTDWYRYRSREQERLKAVLETAAAQPVVGRMSVPDYQEQDSVVEIQSVEIQLDDNPSWVQDYTIADLEDIPDSVDIRNPINAVRIKDFIETLVRAEAPIHMSLVNTRIREHSSIDSVGSRIKETIRGAIELADVMVRDDFLYASSEVPMVVRRNTPDCVRKIDQIAPEELEYAILCTIDDAIGIERTNLIPAVATVLGFQRTGPDIRRRIETTIDQLLHRGLITEQGGGLTRSSS, via the coding sequence ATGGTGGCCGTCGATATGTTCTCGCCGTTTGGGGGCAATGCCCCACAAGTGCCCGAAGATCAGCATTTGGATGGGGGTGAACCAGTTGCTCCGCAAGTTGCACAAGCACTCAGCCAATGGCGTGATGCGTTGGTGAACCTTGATGGTAACAACCGACTTTTAAATTTTAGGCCGACACGCTCACGTACCATCGAGTTCGTTCAGCAGACTGCCGCACAGGTCTATACCCAGATTGCATCATCCCAAGAAACATATGTTGTCGGGTTAAAACCAACCGAAGCCCTTACGGACCTCAACGGGGATGGAATCATCGACGATGAGGACGTCCTTATTTATGAAATGGGCGTGGTTAATGATGCTCAGCATGCGGCCTGTGTCTTTACCCAAAAAACTCAAGCTGAAGTAGATAAGTCCCTTCGCCAGACACAAATCAAAGCCCGTGACGAATACATGGATAGGGGTATCCGTGTGCTTTATGCGGGGTTTGGTGAATTGGAGTGGACAGAACATACCCGTGGCGATGCGAGACGCAGTCCGCTGGTATTGATTCCAGTCGTATTAGAATCTGACCGGCCCGGAGCGCGTCCCTATATCCAATTCTCTCAAGATGATGCGGTTATTAACCCAGCACTGAGTATCAAACTCTATGAGGAATTTGGTATCCAGCTCCCACCAGCTGAAGAGATGATGGCCCTTGTCGAAGAAGGCCGTATTGATGATGTGCTGGAAAGGTATCGCAGTCTTGACTGGCCATCAGGATGGCGTATTCAGGATCGTGCCTGCCTTGATGTATTCGCATTTGCGAACGAGGCGATGTATCGCGATTTGTTGGACAATGAAGCCCAGATCGTGCAGTCTCCGATTATTCGTGCAATCGGTGGCGGGCTTGGTTCTGATGCATCTCCCTTCGATTTTGAACCGGTTGATCACACCACCATTGACACCGTTGCAGAACCAGAAACAACTCCGCTTGTCCTTGACGCAGATTCGAGTCAGCGTGCAGCTATCCAAGCAGCAGTGGAAGGCAAGAGCTTTATTCTGAATGGGCCACCAGGTACGGGTAAGAGCCAAACGATCGCCAATATTATTGGGGCACTGATTGATGCAGGGAAAAGTGTGCTCTTTGTCTCAGAAAAGGCTGTGGCCTTGGATGTGGTGCGTGACCGATTGACCGATAACGGGCTAGGTCCGTTTTTATTTGAGCTTCATAGCAAGAAGGCGAATCGGAAGGCTGTTGCCGCCCAATTGGGCCAGGCTTTGGTCACCCAACCCGTAGCTCCGCCACGCATGAGTCAAGTCGAAATGAGTCGGTTGCGTGATATCCGTGAGCAACTGACTGGCTATGTGACTGCAGCCAATGAAATCCGTGAACCCCTGGGTATGAGTTTCTTTGATCTGCTCGGTCGTCTTGAAGCCCTCCATAATGATGTTCAGGGGCCACCGTTTGGGCTTGACCCGTTGACGATTACTGCCGAGACAATGGCTGACCTTGAACAGTTGATTGCGAGCCTCACCGCCCTGTGGCCTACCGCATTAAAGGGTAAGCATGCTCTTTGGTATGGTGCGATCAATCGCCAAGATCCTCGCTATCTCTTCCAACAGATATTGCCTGTTCTTGAGCAGATTCAACAGCTCTTGTCAGAAACTACCGCCATTCGTGAACGCTTTGGGTTTAATAGCGGGTCTGATTTACAACGTGTTGCTACGTTGCTCGAAACCTGGCATCGAGAACCGTCCTTTCATCACAACCACTGGTTGACGGTCACGGCAATCCCTGCACTGATACAAGCCGTGGCTCGATATCACCAACGTACGGTCGAATTAGACCAGGTCATCAGTCAGATAGAAGAACAATTTGGCAATAACTGGGCAGAGGTACGTCCACTGGCTGAACATCAGTTACCGGCTCGTGATATAGCCGCGGGGCAGATTCCTGGACTGACCGGTGAAACAACGGCCCGTCACATGATTGGTATTCGTGATGGGCTTGTTGCCAGTAAAACGAAGGTCGACACGTTAGAAAAAGCGATACAGGCGCTTGCCAACCATCTTGGAGCTGAGGTACCCACCACCTTTGATGGTGTGGCTGCACTTATCCGTTTTGCCCAGGTGATGACCAGCCAATTCCCCCCTCATGTGGGGTGGATCAATGATCCACAGGCATTGGCAACTGCTAAACAAGTAGCAACTGGGATGCATGATGCCTATGGCCAACTTAGTCAAACGGCACAAGCGGTAGAAGGGGTATTTACTGAACAAGCCTTACAGGTTGACTTAAGTGAAATTCAGCAGCTTGCGTCCACATCGACAGGCCTTTTTGGCAGGCTTGGAAGTGACCATAAACGCTTACGTCAACTGATCGGTGAAATCTCACCACTGCCATGGAAGGACGCTGTTGAACACCTACCTGAGGCGCAGGCATGGGCGCAAGCGAGCCAGCGCTATCAGGAATTAAACGCACAAGCTCAAACGGTCTTTGCATCATTCTTAACACCGGATGCAGGGCTTGATTGGGAGAAGATACGCCGTACGATCCAAGTCACTGAGCAGGTGCAAGGGGTGACGATTATTCATCCCCACGAAGCTGAACAACTGGTGCTTGACTCGGGTAAACAAGCCGCAGCTCGTCAATATGGGGCAGCCGTACAACAGCTCTTGCATGATGTCCAGACCAATCATTTAAAATGGACACAGGCTGATGGCGTGGTGCCGACTGCACTTGGAACAGTTACAACCCGACTGAACGAACGTATCGGTATAGCCGAAGATCTTGTACGGGTAGTGATGCGGTTCCAACAGCTTGGGCCGGACGTACCGATTCAGACCTATGTTGCGGTTGCCTATTTGCGAACCTGGGCTGATAGCGCACTTCAAGCCGCAACACAAGCCCGTCATGCACTTCATGCCGCTGCCCCTCTTGACCAGGAGGCAAAGAGGCCGTCATTGCATGAAGCTGAAGTGCTCATGCGTAAGGTTGAGTGGATCAAAGCGATGCATACGGCGGTAACCCAACGACCAAGTGCTCATCGGTATACCCCTGAACAACTTGATGCGTTGGCCCAGAGCTACCCGATTGCCGAGTCTGGTTCACTGGTGAGCCGCTACCAAACGTTGGCAGAGCAATTCCTTGAATGGTTTACACCCGAACGCCAAGCGGAACTTCGAGAAGACAGTAGTGACTATGCCAGTGCATATGATCTTTTTTCCGCCTTTAATGCTCAGGCAGAAGGGTTAATGCAGTGGTTTGAACTCCAAGAGCAGTGTGCAAAGGCACAAAACCTTGGCCTTGGCGATGCTGTGAGCTATGCCTTAACGCTTAAATTGCCGCCAGAGAAGGTTCACGCTTTCTTATTAGCCACGGTGTACCGATCATGGATTGATGCGCAATTAGGGGTAGACCACCGATTTAGTTTCTCAGGTGCTGCGTCTAGAGATGACTTAGTGATCCAATTCCGTGATTTGGACAAACAACTCCAGCGTTCGTCGATTAGCACGATTATTGAAAAAGGACTTGACCGGCGTCCACGTTCACTTGATGGCCAAGCACGTGTTATTCAGCGTGAAGCCGAGAAAAAGCGTAAGCACATTCCGGTCTATGACTTGATCAACCAGGCGCGTGATGTGATTCTTCGCCTCCATCCCTGTTTTATGATGAGCCCGCATTCCGTCAGCCAGTATTTGCCGCCAGAGCGCATGTTTGATGTCGTTATTTTTGATGAAGCCAGTCAGGTACGTCCCGGTGATGCGATTAATTGCTTCTATCGTGCATCGGCTGTCATTGTTGCCGGTGATCAAAAACAGTTGCCTCCGACCGATTTCTTCCAGACGATGGGTACTGACCTGGATGAAGAAGGCGAAGAGCACATGTCCAAGGATTATGAATCCATCTTGGATTTGATGAAGGCAAGTGGGGCATTCAGGCAACAAACACTGAACTGGCACTACCGCAGCAGACACGAACACCTGATTGCATTTTCAAATATGAGTTTCTATGAGTCAAAACTCATTACGTTCCCAGGGGCGTTGGATAAATCTGAAGATGCTGGGGTGAACTTTTACAAAGTGCCGGGCGTATACATGCGAAGCAAGGGACGAACGAATCCGATTGAAGCCAAAAAGGTGGCTGAACGGGTGATGCATCACTTTACGACTCGGCCAACCAAGAGTCTTGGTGTGGTGACCTTTTCTATAGCCCAAGAAGAAGCTGTTGCCAATGCAGTCGAGTTAGCACGTAAAGAACGTCCCGATTTAGACCAGTATTTCACCGATGACCGCAGTCACGGGTTCTTTATAAAGACCCTCGAAAAGGTTCAAGGTGATGAGCGTGATGTCATTATCTTTTCCATTGGCTATGGGCCAGATGAACACGGTCGGGTCTATAACACTTTTGGTCCGATTAACGGAGAAGGTGGCGAACGTCGGTTAAATGTGGCCGTCACCCGGGCTAAGGAACTGATCGAAGTGGTGAGCTCCATGAGTGCCTCTGATATTCGAGAAACGGGGTCAGCAGGTGTCCGCCACTTTAAGCGTTATTTGGATTATGCCGAGCGTGGCCCTGTTGCCCTTAGTCTCGAATTAGGTCCTGAGGGGCGTGATACGGAGTCACCATTCGAAGATTCAGTGGTTGACTACATTCGATCCCTTGGCTACGAAGTGCAACCGCAAGTGGGGGTTGCTGGGTATCGCATTGATATTGGTGTTAAACATCCCGACCAGCCTGGCGCATTCATGATCGGTGTGGAGTGTGATGGTGCGATGTATCACTCCAGCCGGGCAGCCCGTGACCGTGACCGCCTGCGTCATGAGATTCTCGAAGGCCTTGGTTGGCAATTGCACCATATTTGGGGGACGGACTGGTATCGCTATCGCTCCCGTGAACAAGAACGGTTGAAAGCTGTGCTCGAAACTGCCGCAGCTCAACCTGTTGTAGGGCGTATGAGTGTGCCCGATTATCAAGAGCAGGATTCGGTTGTTGAAATCCAGTCAGTTGAGATTCAGTTGGATGACAATCCATCCTGGGTGCAGGATTACACGATCGCTGACCTTGAGGATATTCCTGACTCAGTCGATATTCGTAACCCAATCAACGCAGTACGGATCAAAGACTTCATTGAAACGCTTGTACGTGCTGAGGCACCTATTCATATGAGTTTGGTTAATACCCGCATTCGTGAACACAGCTCAATAGATAGCGTGGGGTCAAGAATAAAGGAAACCATACGAGGGGCCATAGAACTTGCTGATGTAATGGTCCGAGATGATTTCTTGTACGCATCTTCAGAAGTACCAATGGTGGTACGACGAAATACACCTGATTGTGTCCGTAAGATTGATCAAATTGCACCGGAAGAACTTGAGTACGCAATTTTGTGTACGATTGATGATGCGATAGGTATTGAACGTACGAACCTGATTCCTGCCGTTGCTACGGTACTGGGTTTTCAACGGACGGGACCAGATATTCGCCGTCGTATTGAAACCACGATTGACCAGTTACTTCATCGTGGACTCATCACTGAACAAGGTGGTGGGTTAACCCGATCATCTTCTTAA
- a CDS encoding D-arabinono-1,4-lactone oxidase, translating to MVVSLPKPAGVAVVDHPWRSSSGAVTAHPHVLAYPRSIEALSEIICEVAERGGTIRPVGEGQSCNPIMATNDTMVSLAQLNIPMVEVNDTGPRPLVTMNAGAAIGAIEVALSSYGCALPQVFSPNATATLGGLIATAGRGEAAIAPPLHAHILAMEIVDGIGHRRWLTHEDALFATRCSLGTLGVITRVAMRVQPDTNYGITRVRVPMEAVFADFEAHTQDHDVVWFDWLPHSNQALLTMMDKTDEPVTPGGKAAIRRLARRGMHTLAANFRLPRHLAATGMASLWSTNEEVQAAAHAIPPKDVRGVHHMGAVLPAATWKDAIYALYDVMVSMNVPAPLPVQITAVAHDTSAWLSPASNGPGVQLTLAAIPGTRPGPWFGAAMDVLLHHGGRPNWDGVHRLSLEQMHELYPEITSFNAVRTEFDPAGVFSGVQVATLLGRIR from the coding sequence ATGGTAGTGAGCCTTCCTAAGCCTGCTGGTGTGGCAGTAGTAGATCATCCCTGGCGTTCTTCATCAGGTGCCGTAACCGCCCATCCACATGTTCTTGCCTATCCCCGATCTATAGAAGCGCTCAGCGAAATTATCTGTGAGGTTGCTGAACGTGGTGGCACGATTCGTCCCGTTGGTGAAGGGCAGTCGTGTAACCCGATTATGGCCACCAATGACACGATGGTGAGCCTGGCTCAACTCAACATCCCCATGGTGGAGGTTAATGATACGGGGCCACGTCCGCTCGTAACGATGAATGCCGGGGCTGCTATCGGTGCGATAGAGGTGGCCCTCAGCAGCTACGGCTGTGCACTCCCCCAAGTATTTTCACCTAACGCCACTGCAACGTTGGGAGGGCTCATTGCAACCGCCGGGCGTGGGGAGGCAGCGATAGCCCCACCGCTACATGCTCACATCTTGGCGATGGAAATTGTTGATGGGATCGGCCATCGACGTTGGCTAACACACGAAGACGCCCTATTTGCGACGCGCTGTTCCTTGGGCACCTTGGGGGTCATCACTCGTGTAGCGATGCGGGTCCAGCCAGATACCAACTATGGCATTACCCGAGTTCGTGTACCGATGGAGGCCGTTTTTGCCGACTTTGAGGCTCATACCCAGGACCATGATGTGGTGTGGTTTGACTGGCTGCCCCACTCTAATCAGGCCTTGTTAACGATGATGGATAAGACTGATGAACCCGTGACGCCGGGAGGTAAGGCAGCTATCCGTCGTTTAGCACGACGAGGAATGCACACATTGGCTGCCAATTTCCGCCTCCCTCGACACCTTGCAGCAACGGGTATGGCATCACTCTGGTCAACGAATGAGGAGGTCCAAGCCGCTGCTCACGCTATCCCACCCAAGGACGTGCGTGGGGTACACCACATGGGTGCTGTATTACCAGCAGCGACGTGGAAGGACGCCATCTATGCCCTTTATGACGTGATGGTGAGTATGAATGTACCCGCCCCGCTTCCTGTACAAATTACTGCCGTTGCGCACGATACGAGTGCCTGGTTGAGTCCAGCAAGTAACGGACCAGGTGTGCAATTAACCTTGGCTGCAATCCCAGGGACCCGGCCTGGCCCTTGGTTTGGGGCGGCCATGGATGTGCTTCTCCATCACGGAGGACGACCCAATTGGGATGGGGTACATCGGTTGAGTCTCGAACAAATGCACGAGCTCTATCCCGAGATCACATCATTCAATGCGGTTCGTACCGAGTTTGATCCAGCGGGTGTTTTTTCTGGGGTGCAGGTTGCAACCTTGCTCGGACGAATACGATAA
- a CDS encoding CrcB family protein: protein MDITARIQFPAATMGWVALGGGLGSALRWALSDLFAFPVGIWAVNLLGSFCLGLLIAWTAARAQHPSWVLPALGSGFCGGFTTFSTAIFILVDQAVTHQILAFLIVMIVMPMGCALGALAGHYSVRILPKAIQ, encoded by the coding sequence ATGGATATAACCGCAAGAATCCAATTCCCAGCCGCCACAATGGGCTGGGTAGCCTTGGGTGGAGGGCTAGGCAGTGCACTCCGTTGGGCGTTGAGTGACCTCTTCGCCTTCCCCGTCGGGATATGGGCGGTGAACCTCCTGGGGAGTTTTTGCCTTGGGTTGCTGATCGCATGGACAGCCGCTCGAGCCCAACACCCGTCATGGGTATTACCAGCCCTAGGTTCAGGATTCTGTGGCGGATTCACTACCTTCTCTACGGCAATCTTTATCCTTGTTGACCAGGCTGTAACCCACCAGATTCTTGCGTTTCTCATTGTTATGATCGTCATGCCAATGGGTTGCGCCCTTGGCGCCCTCGCAGGGCACTATTCGGTTCGCATTTTACCAAAGGCTATTCAATGA
- a CDS encoding CrcB family protein translates to MMMLLGVFLGGGLGAVLRWVFGHVMKPVDLGARFDAFMQTPGTPRAHFPLGTFAANMLACLLLGVVSTVIDHSQVEFVTLSIGFCGALGTYSTFSVELISLCMNRQWHMAVTYAAVSTIGGLLLLSTSLVVGTVVM, encoded by the coding sequence ATGATGATGCTCTTAGGTGTGTTCCTCGGTGGTGGACTGGGGGCCGTCCTGCGCTGGGTATTCGGGCATGTCATGAAGCCAGTTGATCTTGGTGCAAGGTTCGATGCATTCATGCAAACACCAGGCACGCCGCGGGCCCATTTCCCCTTGGGTACGTTTGCGGCCAACATGCTTGCCTGCTTGCTTCTTGGCGTGGTATCCACGGTCATTGATCACTCCCAGGTTGAGTTCGTGACCCTATCAATTGGTTTTTGTGGCGCCTTAGGAACGTATTCAACATTTAGTGTGGAACTCATCTCCCTCTGTATGAACCGGCAGTGGCATATGGCAGTCACCTACGCCGCGGTATCAACCATTGGTGGCTTACTTTTGTTATCCACAAGCTTGGTTGTCGGCACCGTGGTGATGTAA